A stretch of the uncultured Cohaesibacter sp. genome encodes the following:
- a CDS encoding DMT family transporter, whose protein sequence is MQSPTLRHWLMLAILILSWGSAILLTRVAVNDLPPLWVTAGRLTTGAITLLTYRLLFVRTAFSLGWHHLPWLIWLALLSSAIPFLLIAWGTQYTSAAIAGILMGTIPLSVLGLAHILLPDEKLTRNKAIGFLIGFIGVVLIINPSAGGLSLDGNSELVGQVAIFIASFCYALNSVSTRRMPPANNIDKATAVLITASLILITLCLLFEPFTGLDRAPMEKWLILLYLGVVPTALSTLVLFVLLSQTSAGFVATSNYMIPIVTALGGVLFLGESISLSALIGFAIILFGLLLSQRKAKTVASIDPAPTRL, encoded by the coding sequence ATGCAATCCCCCACCCTACGCCACTGGCTCATGCTTGCCATATTGATTCTATCATGGGGCTCGGCAATCCTTTTGACACGTGTTGCGGTCAATGACCTGCCGCCCCTATGGGTGACAGCTGGTCGTCTCACCACCGGAGCGATAACCTTGCTGACCTATCGGCTGTTGTTCGTTCGCACGGCTTTTTCCCTCGGCTGGCACCATCTGCCATGGCTGATCTGGCTGGCCTTGCTCAGCTCCGCCATTCCTTTCCTGCTGATCGCCTGGGGCACTCAATATACCAGCGCCGCGATTGCCGGCATTCTAATGGGCACCATCCCGCTTTCTGTGCTTGGCCTTGCCCATATTCTGCTGCCCGACGAAAAGTTGACCCGCAACAAGGCTATCGGTTTTCTGATCGGCTTTATCGGTGTGGTACTCATCATCAATCCCTCCGCTGGGGGATTGTCCCTTGACGGCAACAGCGAACTGGTAGGGCAAGTGGCCATTTTCATCGCCAGCTTTTGCTATGCGCTCAACAGCGTTTCGACACGCCGCATGCCGCCCGCGAATAATATCGACAAAGCCACCGCAGTGCTGATCACCGCATCGCTCATCCTGATCACGCTCTGCCTGCTGTTCGAGCCCTTTACCGGCCTTGACCGGGCGCCAATGGAGAAGTGGCTTATCCTGCTCTATCTGGGTGTCGTCCCGACGGCGCTCTCCACGCTGGTGCTGTTTGTGCTGCTTTCGCAAACCAGCGCCGGATTCGTCGCTACGTCCAATTACATGATCCCGATTGTAACGGCACTGGGTGGTGTGCTGTTTCTGGGCGAAAGCATCAGCCTGTCCGCATTGATTGGCTTTGCCATCATCCTGTTTGGTCTCTTGCTCAGCCAACGCAAGGCCAAGACCGTCGCCTCAATCGATCCTGCCCCCACGCGTCTTTGA